In the genome of Candidatus Bathyarchaeota archaeon, one region contains:
- the melA gene encoding alpha-galactosidase, which translates to MIRITYLGAGSGFVPVLSKDIFQIPGLDCGELCLVDIDPERLELSQKATEVVNEKLKKRWRIIASTDREEVMAGSDFIINSIEVSGLQTVKYDYEIPLKYGVDQCIGDTTGPGGIMKALRTVPVWLEILKDAERLCPNAYVLNYTNPMSIMMLAAFRASKMKAVGLCHSVQATSMDLARYLGVPYDELEWRCGGINHMSWFTELKHDGVDMYPTLKRRAREDPSLYEKDPVKFEILFHFGYFVTESSGHMSEYVPYFRKRPDLIKRYCREGYLGESGFYAKNWPRWREATDERRRRIIAGLEEPNLTRSVEYASQIIESIIFDRYNVIYGNVANTGLITNLPQNEVVEVACLVDGQGIHPMYFGELPPHLAALNRAQMAVYDLTVRAIMNGSYEMAERALMLDPLTASVCSLEEIRRMFAELYQAERDYLPKLD; encoded by the coding sequence ATGATTAGGATTACTTATCTTGGGGCTGGAAGCGGCTTCGTCCCAGTTCTCAGTAAGGACATCTTCCAGATTCCTGGGCTTGACTGTGGGGAGCTATGTCTCGTAGATATTGATCCGGAAAGGTTGGAGCTTTCTCAGAAGGCAACGGAAGTAGTTAATGAGAAATTGAAGAAGAGGTGGAGAATTATCGCCTCTACTGATCGGGAAGAGGTTATGGCCGGTTCCGACTTTATAATTAACTCAATCGAGGTGAGCGGGCTTCAAACGGTTAAGTATGATTATGAGATCCCTCTAAAGTATGGTGTTGATCAGTGCATCGGGGACACGACTGGTCCAGGAGGGATAATGAAGGCTCTCAGGACAGTTCCCGTGTGGCTTGAGATTCTTAAAGATGCGGAGAGGCTCTGCCCAAATGCTTACGTGTTAAACTATACGAATCCGATGTCGATCATGATGCTTGCTGCTTTTCGCGCTTCGAAGATGAAGGCTGTGGGTCTATGCCACTCTGTTCAGGCAACATCGATGGATCTGGCCCGATACCTTGGCGTCCCCTATGATGAACTTGAATGGAGGTGCGGCGGAATCAATCATATGTCATGGTTCACGGAGCTTAAGCATGACGGCGTGGACATGTATCCTACTTTGAAGAGGAGGGCAAGGGAGGACCCATCACTATACGAGAAGGACCCGGTGAAATTCGAGATTCTATTCCACTTCGGATATTTTGTCACGGAGTCGAGTGGTCACATGTCAGAGTATGTTCCATACTTCAGGAAGAGGCCTGACCTCATAAAGAGGTATTGTAGGGAGGGATATCTTGGCGAAAGCGGTTTTTACGCCAAGAATTGGCCGCGATGGAGGGAGGCTACGGATGAGAGGCGGAGAAGGATAATTGCTGGATTAGAAGAGCCTAATCTAACGAGAAGTGTTGAGTATGCATCCCAGATCATTGAGAGCATAATATTTGACCGATACAATGTTATATATGGAAACGTTGCCAACACTGGGCTTATAACCAATCTTCCCCAAAATGAGGTTGTGGAGGTCGCCTGCCTAGTTGACGGTCAGGGTATCCATCCAATGTACTTTGGGGAGCTGCCCCCTCATCTCGCAGCGCTCAACAGGGCTCAGATGGCCGTATACGATTTGACGGTCAGGGCCATAATGAACGGGAGCTACGAGATGGCTGAGCGGGCGTTGATGCTTGATCCGTTGACGGCATCTGTCTGCTCCCTTGAAGAGATAAGGAGAATGTTCGCTGAGCTCTACCAGGCGGAGAGAGATTATCTGCCGAAATTGGATTAG